A region from the Cupriavidus sp. D39 genome encodes:
- a CDS encoding IS5 family transposase, with product MRGADTFTESLFTMRRLEDFVPKSHPLRSIRTMANQALAKMDGLFAGMYEADIKGGRPSIAPEKLLRAMLLQVLYSVRSERQLMEQTHYNLLFRWFIGLAMDDAVWVPSVFTKNRERLIKHDAVIEFFNEVLAIAQKKDWLSDEHFSVDGTLIQAWAGHKSFVRKDGEDEANDGGNFKGRKRSNETLQSKTDPDARLYRKGKTASELRSMGHTLSDNRHGLVVSAMVTNADGYAEREAAKVMLNDARQVAEDLDVEVTVGADKGYDAEEFIQACLEMKVTPRVAQNTSGRRSAVPDAIARSEGYAISQQKRKLIEQGFGWAKTVGRMRQVMVRGQKKVDQMFVLSMAAYNLVRMRSLGQIRPQSQ from the coding sequence ATGCGCGGCGCCGACACCTTCACCGAAAGCCTGTTCACCATGCGGCGGCTCGAGGATTTTGTACCGAAGTCTCATCCGCTGCGCTCGATCCGCACCATGGCCAATCAGGCGCTGGCGAAGATGGATGGGCTGTTCGCCGGGATGTACGAGGCCGATATCAAGGGCGGTCGACCCAGTATCGCGCCTGAGAAGTTGTTGCGGGCCATGCTGCTGCAGGTGCTCTACAGCGTTCGCTCCGAACGTCAGCTCATGGAGCAGACGCACTACAACTTGCTGTTTCGCTGGTTCATTGGCCTGGCAATGGACGATGCAGTCTGGGTGCCCAGCGTATTCACCAAGAACCGCGAACGCCTGATCAAGCACGATGCAGTGATCGAATTCTTCAACGAAGTACTGGCCATCGCGCAAAAGAAGGACTGGCTTTCCGACGAACACTTCAGCGTGGACGGCACACTCATTCAGGCTTGGGCCGGCCACAAGAGCTTTGTGCGCAAAGACGGCGAGGACGAAGCCAATGATGGTGGCAACTTCAAAGGTCGCAAGCGCAGCAACGAAACGCTCCAGTCCAAGACCGACCCCGATGCCCGGCTCTATCGCAAAGGCAAAACCGCCAGTGAGTTGCGCTCCATGGGCCATACCCTGAGCGACAACCGCCACGGCCTGGTGGTCAGCGCCATGGTGACCAATGCTGACGGATACGCCGAGCGCGAGGCCGCGAAGGTCATGCTCAACGATGCCAGGCAGGTGGCTGAGGACCTCGATGTGGAAGTCACCGTGGGCGCGGACAAGGGCTACGACGCGGAGGAGTTCATTCAAGCTTGCCTGGAGATGAAGGTGACGCCGCGTGTCGCACAAAACACCTCGGGGCGGCGCTCGGCCGTCCCTGATGCCATCGCACGCAGCGAGGGTTATGCCATCTCACAGCAGAAGCGCAAGCTGATTGAACAAGGTTTTGGATGGGCCAAGACCGTTGGGCGCATGCGCCAGGTGATGGTGCGCGGACAGAAGAAGGTCGACCAGATGTTCGTGCTGAGCATGGCCGCCTACAACCTCGTACGTATGCGTTCCCTGGGACAAATCCGTCCGCAGTCGCAGTAA
- a CDS encoding DUF1643 domain-containing protein gives MKHLTTQTLDGEAGAILSDCEQYRYRLWREWDRSRPGLGFIMLNPSTADHQANDPTITRCLQRALAGKYGRLEVVNLFPLRSTDPDGLLAHPAPLGREDTANCSIMDALDRCSLVICAWGAHKSAPARAAEVLRIVRMCGRSTLLHHTGLNQDGSPKHPLYIAAKVEGRPGFAKNPPHP, from the coding sequence ATGAAGCACCTGACCACCCAGACCCTCGACGGCGAAGCCGGCGCCATCCTCTCCGACTGCGAGCAGTACCGCTACCGCCTCTGGCGCGAGTGGGACCGCAGCCGCCCGGGCCTGGGCTTCATCATGCTCAACCCCTCGACCGCCGACCACCAGGCCAACGACCCGACGATCACCCGCTGCCTACAGCGCGCGCTGGCCGGCAAGTACGGCCGACTGGAGGTGGTGAACCTGTTCCCGTTGCGCTCGACCGATCCTGACGGCCTGCTGGCCCACCCGGCGCCGCTTGGGCGCGAGGACACGGCGAACTGCTCGATCATGGACGCGCTCGATCGCTGCTCGCTGGTGATCTGCGCCTGGGGCGCGCACAAGTCGGCGCCGGCGCGCGCTGCGGAGGTGCTGCGCATCGTCAGGATGTGCGGCCGCAGCACCCTGCTCCATCACACCGGTCTGAACCAGGACGGCAGCCCGAAGCACCCCCTATACATCGCAGCCAAAGTTGAGGGTCGGCCGGGATTCGCAAAAAATCCGCCACATCCCTGA
- a CDS encoding sensor histidine kinase, whose amino-acid sequence MTVVIDRTERYELQRNRQELAHLTRVSTLGELASSLAHELNQPLTAILSNAQAAQRFMSTQPINLTEVREILQDLVEDDHRASEVIRRIRTLVKKGELEAAPLSLDRVIGDVAMLVHSDAIVRGIRVVLNTDPRLPSVQGDSVQLQQVVLNLLLNAFHATESCPAHDRVVVIDATREGADMVRVAVRDRGPGLSADKLEQIFKPFFTSKREGLGLGLSISRSIVEMHGGRIWAGNNSDQGATFCFTLPVAAKTEPAHSGEHP is encoded by the coding sequence TTGACCGTTGTCATCGACCGGACCGAGCGATACGAATTGCAGCGCAACCGGCAGGAGCTTGCCCATCTGACGCGTGTCTCCACGCTCGGCGAGCTGGCGAGTTCGCTCGCGCACGAGTTGAATCAGCCGCTTACGGCCATCTTGAGCAACGCACAGGCCGCCCAGCGCTTCATGTCGACGCAGCCGATCAACCTGACCGAGGTGCGCGAGATCCTGCAGGATCTCGTCGAGGACGACCACCGCGCGAGCGAAGTGATCCGCAGGATTCGCACGCTGGTGAAGAAGGGCGAACTCGAAGCCGCGCCCCTCAGTCTCGATCGCGTCATCGGCGACGTAGCGATGCTGGTGCACAGCGACGCGATAGTGCGCGGAATCCGCGTGGTCCTGAACACCGACCCCAGGCTGCCGTCGGTTCAAGGCGATAGCGTGCAACTGCAGCAGGTTGTACTGAATCTGTTGCTCAACGCGTTCCACGCAACCGAGTCCTGCCCGGCACACGATCGCGTGGTCGTGATCGACGCCACGCGCGAAGGCGCAGACATGGTTCGCGTGGCGGTGCGGGACCGCGGACCCGGCCTGAGCGCCGACAAGCTCGAGCAGATCTTCAAGCCATTCTTCACCTCAAAGCGCGAAGGGCTTGGCCTCGGCCTTTCCATCAGCCGATCCATCGTTGAAATGCACGGCGGACGCATCTGGGCGGGGAATAACAGCGACCAAGGTGCCACTTTCTGTTTCACGTTGCCGGTCGCAGCGAAAACAGAGCCCGCTCATTCGGGGGAACACCCATGA
- a CDS encoding response regulator transcription factor, giving the protein MNNAMPTVYVVDDDDAVRRALMRLIRCAGYLVEGFGTAREFLDSGASNDCNACLLLDVQLPDLNGLELQRELNGAGRPLSIVFLTGHGDIPTSVRAMKAGATDFLVKPVCDSDLLSAIESALGRASQARASRIEIEAIYSRIDRLTQREREVLTLVVEGRLNKQMACEPGTAEKTIKVHRARVMKKMEAHSLAELVRISDKAGIPHPLLHPPQSAATATAT; this is encoded by the coding sequence ATGAACAACGCCATGCCAACCGTCTACGTGGTGGATGACGACGACGCCGTACGCCGGGCGCTAATGCGCCTGATCCGCTGCGCAGGCTACCTTGTCGAAGGATTCGGCACAGCGCGCGAGTTCCTCGACAGCGGCGCGTCCAACGACTGCAACGCCTGCCTGTTGCTCGACGTGCAACTCCCCGACTTGAACGGACTGGAGCTGCAGCGTGAGCTCAATGGAGCAGGCAGGCCGCTGTCGATCGTCTTCCTCACCGGGCACGGCGATATCCCGACCAGCGTGCGCGCAATGAAGGCGGGCGCGACGGACTTCCTGGTCAAGCCGGTGTGCGACAGCGATCTGCTGAGCGCGATCGAATCCGCGTTGGGGCGCGCGTCGCAAGCACGCGCGAGCCGCATCGAGATCGAAGCCATCTACAGCCGCATTGACCGCCTCACGCAGCGCGAGCGGGAAGTGCTCACGCTGGTCGTCGAAGGCCGACTGAACAAGCAGATGGCTTGTGAGCCGGGCACGGCGGAAAAGACTATCAAAGTCCACCGGGCCCGCGTGATGAAAAAGATGGAGGCGCACTCGCTGGCCGAACTGGTGCGTATCAGCGATAAGGCCGGCATCCCCCATCCGCTCCTTCACCCGCCGCAGAGCGCCGCCACAGCCACGGCAACATGA
- a CDS encoding response regulator transcription factor: MSKVKPFVAVVDDDESVRRAIKRLLRSVGLSADTFKTGDEFLDMFDSIPAYRPDCLVLDIQMPGLNGLEVQRRLAGSGIPVIFITAHDETGVRDSASSEPRPGFGRGSSIRSTS; this comes from the coding sequence ATGAGCAAAGTCAAGCCGTTCGTCGCAGTGGTGGATGACGACGAATCGGTGCGCCGTGCCATCAAACGGCTTCTGCGCTCTGTCGGACTGTCAGCGGACACATTTAAGACCGGGGACGAGTTTCTGGACATGTTCGATTCCATACCGGCATACCGTCCGGATTGCCTCGTGCTCGATATCCAGATGCCGGGCCTGAACGGGCTTGAGGTGCAACGCCGGCTCGCTGGCAGCGGCATTCCCGTGATCTTCATCACCGCGCATGACGAGACGGGCGTTCGCGACTCGGCGTCGAGCGAGCCAAGGCCCGGATTCGGGCGCGGGTCGAGCATCCGTTCCACGTCATAA